One genomic region from Gemmatimonadaceae bacterium encodes:
- a CDS encoding type II/IV secretion system protein, with protein sequence MCPQTVADDGALILATATEAVAPEVLDDLALTYDREVRHVSVTDGDLEILIERLVVSAERGVEVTRTGTDDDLVSDVRDLASQPPVIRFVNMLLRDAFDAGASDIHVEATRDGLAVRYRLDGVLAPAPEPSFDLRHAVVSRIKLLADLDIAERRRPQDGRIRVRLENRDLDVRVSTVPTMHGESVVMRLLERGGRPIELAALGLGAALLPHVESVVARPHGMLLVTGPTGSGKTTTLYAALNRRAASREKIITVEEPIEYQLAGIAQVPVHRDAGVTFATALRSILRQDPDVVMIGEMRDAETTEIAVQAALTGHLVLSTLHTNDALSAIPRLQDLGAPEFLIAATIEGVLAQRLVRKICDVCAVTEDVDDASLAELAGRPMRRMPVRRGIGCRACRGTGYSGRTGIFEFLRMTDAMRDAITRRASRTELREVALADGFVPMQADAWTRVQQGLTTVEEALRVVRH encoded by the coding sequence GTGTGTCCGCAGACGGTTGCTGACGATGGTGCCCTCATTCTCGCGACGGCCACCGAAGCCGTCGCACCCGAAGTGCTGGACGACCTCGCGCTGACCTATGATCGCGAAGTGCGTCATGTCTCCGTCACCGACGGTGACCTCGAGATCCTGATCGAACGTCTCGTCGTCAGCGCGGAGCGCGGAGTTGAGGTCACGCGGACGGGTACAGACGACGACCTCGTCTCGGACGTCCGCGACCTCGCCTCGCAACCGCCGGTCATCAGGTTCGTCAACATGCTCCTTCGCGATGCGTTCGACGCCGGGGCAAGCGACATCCACGTCGAAGCGACGCGCGATGGGCTTGCCGTGCGCTATCGCCTGGATGGGGTCCTGGCTCCGGCGCCGGAGCCGAGCTTCGACCTGCGCCACGCGGTCGTCTCTCGGATCAAGCTTCTGGCCGATCTCGATATCGCCGAACGCCGCAGGCCACAGGATGGCCGGATCCGCGTCCGGCTGGAAAATCGCGACCTCGACGTTCGGGTCTCGACCGTTCCTACCATGCACGGCGAAAGCGTCGTGATGCGTCTCCTCGAACGCGGAGGACGACCCATCGAACTCGCCGCGCTTGGCCTCGGCGCCGCCCTCCTTCCGCACGTAGAGAGCGTGGTCGCTCGACCACATGGCATGTTGCTCGTGACCGGTCCAACCGGAAGCGGCAAGACCACGACACTGTATGCTGCGCTCAATCGCCGAGCGGCGTCGCGGGAGAAGATCATCACGGTCGAGGAGCCGATTGAATATCAGCTTGCAGGGATCGCCCAGGTCCCGGTTCACCGGGACGCTGGAGTGACCTTCGCGACCGCGCTTCGCTCCATCCTGCGACAGGATCCTGACGTGGTCATGATCGGCGAGATGCGCGACGCCGAGACCACCGAGATTGCTGTGCAGGCGGCGCTCACGGGACACCTCGTCCTCTCCACGCTTCATACAAACGATGCGCTGAGTGCCATCCCCAGGCTCCAGGACCTGGGTGCGCCCGAGTTCCTGATTGCGGCGACCATCGAGGGAGTTCTCGCGCAGCGTCTCGTAAGGAAGATCTGCGATGTGTGTGCCGTGACTGAGGACGTCGATGATGCATCGCTCGCCGAGCTGGCTGGGCGCCCGATGCGACGGATGCCAGTTCGGCGCGGGATTGGGTGCCGAGCGTGCCGAGGCACGGGCTATTCCGGACGCACCGGCATCTTCGAGTTCCTTCGAATGACGGATGCGATGCGCGACGCGATTACCCGGCGTGCCTCACGGACCGAGCTGCGTGAGGTGGCGTTGGCGGACGGATTCGTTCCCATGCAGGCGGATGCCTGGACCCGCGTGCAGCAAGGGCTCACCACCGTCGAGGAGGCGCTCCGTGTCGTCAGGCACTAG